The following coding sequences lie in one Alicyclobacillus curvatus genomic window:
- a CDS encoding alpha/beta hydrolase, with product MFAITLHPTAEKFLDRLQMLGAPAYHTLGPTMARAAMASGYALMAAQLTPVHVLKVDNQSIPTAKRDTPIRIYWPELTSGRTTDGTDDGTDDGMSDGMSDGMSDGTAKPRPKVESPQPSPIVVFIHGGGFVLGDLDQYDDMCRRLCQASASVIVSIGYGLAPESKFPDPVEECYAVVKWVAEHARELAGDSAGGDEGQVRLAVAGDSAGGDEGQVRLAVAGDSAGGNLAAAVTLLARDRGGPQIAYQVLIYPTVDLDGQTASKIRNGTGYFLELPDMLWFRECYLPDERDACDPLASPLLAPDHANLPPALVITAEYDPLHDEGHAYAAKLRQAGVAVEHRNYPGMIHGFMSMTWMFEQGREAIDFAGARLHEAFDETTSE from the coding sequence TTGTTTGCAATCACACTTCATCCGACCGCAGAGAAGTTTCTTGACCGACTGCAGATGCTGGGGGCTCCAGCATATCACACGCTCGGCCCAACGATGGCACGAGCTGCGATGGCGTCCGGCTACGCGCTGATGGCCGCGCAGTTGACACCTGTCCACGTTCTGAAGGTCGACAACCAATCGATTCCGACTGCCAAACGCGACACCCCCATTCGCATTTACTGGCCCGAATTAACGAGCGGTCGGACGACCGATGGCACGGACGATGGCACGGACGATGGCATGAGTGATGGCATGAGTGATGGCATGAGTGATGGCACAGCTAAGCCACGGCCCAAGGTCGAGTCACCGCAACCGTCTCCAATCGTGGTTTTCATTCACGGTGGGGGATTCGTCCTTGGCGATCTCGACCAGTACGACGATATGTGCCGGCGCCTCTGCCAAGCGTCCGCCAGTGTTATTGTGTCCATCGGTTACGGATTGGCTCCAGAATCGAAATTTCCCGATCCCGTTGAAGAATGCTACGCCGTCGTCAAATGGGTGGCTGAACACGCCCGTGAGCTCGCTGGCGACAGCGCTGGCGGAGACGAGGGGCAGGTGCGCCTTGCTGTGGCTGGCGACAGCGCAGGCGGAGACGAGGGGCAGGTGCGCCTTGCAGTGGCTGGTGACAGCGCAGGCGGCAATCTGGCGGCGGCGGTGACACTGCTTGCACGCGACAGAGGCGGTCCACAGATAGCCTACCAAGTACTCATCTACCCGACCGTCGACCTCGACGGACAGACGGCGTCCAAAATCAGAAACGGAACAGGCTACTTCCTCGAACTGCCAGACATGTTGTGGTTCCGGGAATGTTATCTTCCAGATGAACGCGATGCCTGCGATCCGTTAGCGTCTCCTCTTTTGGCACCGGATCATGCAAACCTCCCCCCCGCTCTCGTCATCACCGCAGAGTACGATCCGCTGCACGATGAAGGTCACGCGTACGCTGCAAAGTTGCGGCAAGCTGGTGTCGCCGTGGAACACCGGAATTACCCTGGCATGATCCACGGCTTCATGTCGATGACATGGATGTTTGAGCAAGGACGCGAGGCAATTGACTTCGCGGGTGCCCGGCTGCACGAGGCCTTTGACGAGACGACCAGCGAGTAA
- a CDS encoding carbohydrate-binding protein yields the protein MESLRSFAERLSKSRVECTQPAEDWLLDHIAFIEAQGQEVLRKLPQSTLRQLPRLKTSGQPRIYALCEDYLANVDGRYDVSSFERYVLSYEQVSVLKTTECWVLPIAMRVVLIHRLAQAMGEVRYRHEVCGRVSTLIDGVRQADKNESTVRTLLSQAAGERELTPVELVHVVQHLNEWQPNVQSLHDWLGVHIANSDTSLEHMVSYEHQLQADLQVTCGNLVHSLHVLERFPWRLTFEKISYVVQTLSAEGNTQYDKLDVASQDVLCNKAAEIAERLNVPETVVAKTAVRLAEGYTTESRGHANFSGFGSSNGSGGSGDPDGNHDSGSSNGSGGSDNSHGSLGRHDSDALPRQATLAYYLLDAHGTAQLRRAICEIARPRRLPLLVVRKRPLGAYLTGGLVLFIALLALVSAVILRGHTVRTWSIVAVVLAILLPVSEWAVTMLHAAIARCCRPKTLLRYDFSKELPESARTMVVMPIIWSSIAEVDDVMDRLLVHYFANRQQNIHFAVLADLPDAKTESLPGDDELVLYAKSRIEKLQAAYGEDRFFLFHRKRKYNPADGVYMGWERKRGKLVEFIELLSGSTDTGFTTVCGEQSILRRVRYVLTVDHDTKLPMGVVSRLAATMHHPYNRPRLNTQGTRVTEGYGVLQPRITMSFDSTTTSRFSSLWAGDPGIDPYAFAVSSPYQDLFDKATFVGKGIFDVDVFHKVLVNRIPDNQVLSHDTLEGGFLRTGFTADIEVVEDHPGTLYAHQIRAHRWMRGDWQLINWLGRTCKDRNGDNKPIDLCGLTRWQIIDNLRRSLLSPAIFAVMVLGLWLLPGRSWVYELMAVLTLFLPAFSALYRLIRGLGNTRALYVSVLQSGYRLLTLPYSAAVSLDAAVRTLYRVFISRKNLLEWVPAAATNGRLARRRLFKNEPLALAFIALFAVLAWMSGTGWETLSDNWSGRLPEAWPNNNGSGTWSGTWTGKWSGKWAGTWSGRWSGRWLGGWLGLLAIAVWGILARPVVGILNRWPRPSRAWLAAARPELKRWTEDIWRFYQQYVTEAESWLPPDNVQFHPKETVAHRTSPTNIGLYLASVVAAFDLDLISRETMIERLRNSIRTLRSMDKWNGHLFNWYDTESAKPLSPRYVSTVDSGNLVAYLMVVRQALKEMLAETQMHAVAEAQTEAQTETQVHSVAPKSVAVQPGATARDAKQPTPITGERRQDVEQLIDDIDTLIEGTDFTALFNPNERVFCLGYHLDANRRETVLYDLLASEARQASFVAIALGQIPVSHWFALGRTMTIASGHKTLLSWSGTMFEYLMPSLIMKTYRHTVWDSTYRGVILRQRAYGESHRVPFGISESGYYAFDYQLNYQYRAFGVPGLGFDRGLERNLVIAPYATTMALPFAGPSALKALHELELLGGKGEFGFYEAVDFTSNRLPKGTRYKVIESFMAHHQGMSMLTLANLLTDNIFVRRFHSDARVKAAELLLQERIPEKVALIEEPIGLHAQVPDFTKQIDDAVRRIETSTDAVALNVLSNGRLTSVLTNRGTGFLSWDGMMVTRWRDDPLEDSCGAIVYLHDVEREETWSLTSFPNSGVQDRAGAFTLDRTVFEGSQSGISAKLEVTVSGESDAEVRRLSITNQGGDERTLEITSFLELCLATQAADMAHPAFSKLFVETSHDNHVDCLLAKRRPRDEKEDEIWAVHKLYLQGEEIGDYEYETDRAQFIGRGGTIAAPRALAGHLRGSVGSVADPAFVMRRTVRLGPGESATVFVVTGIAKSRDDALELIEDFAHPAQAERAFHLAWVRAQIELRHLHLTPKQVISANELAVQMLYAPSLSKQRRQAIVRNSLGQSSLWSLSLSGDAPICTVSIDNLADLSFVVGLAKQHQYLVRLGLALDLVVLDATVSGYQDELINRLHDELAARGIYDPKRIVSLKYEQLSEEEQTLLRAVTRVWLRAAGPSLHAQLQIEDEEDLRPLAMKVSRTIATSHTVDVGRAVEAGHTVEAGHTVEASGTVEAHGAAHANRTFDASTVEFFNGYGGFADDGKTYQIQVEPGHELPRPWTNVLSNPEFGTILTDLGTGYTWWRNSRECKLTPWTNDPVIDRPGECLYIRDLETNVVWSGAPKPAGGQRRYTVTHGFGFTRFEQNDGDISHVMETVVPLDHPLKLIRLTLRNQGRVNKRLAVTYYAEWVLGVTREPEASNIVTTWDEGSETLLARNTYQETFRDAVAFLHVDALSQADVSWTGDRTHFIGPEGSIELPTGVTSDGLSCRVGAFSNTCGAVQRIVELPPNEEQTVLILFGCTDSAEKAVNLVKHYRLGAHDGEVARAVGGAHEVEVARAADGARVAAVAELAGVAHDGEMAPAADGAHVSETTHVVTRHMNESAHNFDDVAAAVSRYWGEVTGQVQVETPDRAMDILLNGWLLYQALGCRLWARTAFYQAGGAFGFRDQLQDALAFLHTDEGILREQILRSAKHQYQEGDVQHWWHEETNKGIRTRFSDDLLWLPYAVSRYVEQTGEFGILDETVPFLTSAPLKQDELERYEETVVANEQGTILEHCLRAIRHACKFGEHGIPLMGIGDWNDGMNRVGSEGRGESVWLGWFLLDILNRFAGLKEIPKEVAGEFSEVADRLQSAINDVAWDGAWFRRAFTDGGTWLGSIADRECRIDAIAQSWSVISEGTTADRGERAMRSFDRELVDRDLGIARLLTRAFDETKPSPGYIQGYPPGIRENGGQYTHGVIWSIVAWAMLGRNDKAHELFAMLNPISHTQSAKEVLTFGNEPYVMTADVYAAKPLEGRGGWSWYTGAAGWMYQAGLEYVLGVKRREDKLFIEPCVPQTWSTFRVTYRYGRATYIIDVQLDPADLHLDPDPDERAPGQRVYDEREGEREREVATTWVVDGRTVEGNHLLLVDDGKEHHVTVYTTPGRLSIDSHSLMPRGHVSSRGHGLDFAQ from the coding sequence ATGGAAAGTCTGCGCTCCTTTGCAGAACGACTCTCAAAGAGTCGGGTCGAATGTACTCAGCCTGCCGAAGATTGGTTACTCGATCATATTGCATTTATCGAGGCGCAGGGACAAGAAGTCCTGCGCAAATTGCCACAGTCCACACTCCGTCAGTTACCGCGTCTGAAAACCAGCGGTCAGCCTCGCATCTATGCTCTTTGTGAAGACTACTTAGCCAACGTGGATGGGCGCTACGACGTCTCGTCGTTTGAGCGCTATGTGCTGTCCTATGAGCAGGTTTCTGTCTTGAAGACCACTGAATGTTGGGTTTTGCCGATTGCAATGCGTGTTGTCCTGATTCACCGACTTGCCCAAGCTATGGGTGAAGTTCGCTATCGTCACGAGGTTTGCGGCCGCGTGTCAACGCTGATTGACGGCGTCAGGCAGGCGGATAAGAACGAGTCAACTGTCCGCACGCTGCTTTCGCAGGCCGCAGGCGAAAGGGAACTGACGCCGGTTGAATTGGTGCATGTCGTCCAACACTTAAACGAGTGGCAACCGAATGTTCAATCACTTCACGACTGGCTTGGTGTACACATCGCGAACAGTGACACCAGTCTCGAACACATGGTGTCATACGAACACCAGCTTCAGGCCGACCTACAGGTCACCTGCGGAAACCTGGTGCATAGTCTCCATGTTTTAGAGCGATTTCCGTGGCGGCTGACCTTCGAGAAGATTTCATACGTGGTCCAAACGCTCTCTGCCGAGGGGAACACGCAGTACGACAAACTCGATGTGGCGAGTCAAGACGTCCTGTGCAACAAAGCAGCAGAGATTGCGGAAAGACTCAATGTCCCGGAGACTGTCGTCGCAAAAACGGCCGTCCGCTTAGCGGAGGGCTACACGACAGAGTCCCGGGGCCACGCAAATTTCTCTGGCTTTGGCAGCTCCAATGGTTCCGGTGGCTCCGGTGACCCCGACGGAAACCATGACTCCGGCAGCTCCAATGGCTCAGGTGGCTCCGACAACTCTCATGGCTCCCTGGGACGCCATGACTCGGATGCTCTGCCTCGGCAAGCGACACTCGCCTATTATCTGCTTGACGCGCATGGTACTGCCCAACTCCGCCGTGCCATTTGTGAGATTGCGCGCCCGCGACGGTTGCCACTGCTCGTCGTGCGGAAACGACCGCTTGGCGCATATCTCACGGGGGGGCTTGTACTTTTTATCGCCCTGCTTGCACTGGTGTCTGCCGTCATTCTCAGAGGGCACACGGTTCGAACGTGGTCCATTGTCGCCGTCGTTCTGGCCATACTGTTGCCTGTGAGCGAATGGGCTGTAACCATGCTTCACGCAGCCATTGCGCGCTGCTGCCGTCCGAAAACCCTGCTGCGTTATGATTTCTCAAAAGAGCTGCCAGAGAGTGCTCGGACGATGGTTGTCATGCCCATCATCTGGTCAAGCATCGCCGAGGTGGACGACGTTATGGACCGACTGCTGGTACACTACTTCGCCAATCGCCAGCAGAACATCCATTTCGCCGTGCTCGCGGACCTGCCTGATGCCAAGACAGAGTCGCTTCCGGGCGATGATGAACTGGTTCTGTATGCCAAAAGCCGCATCGAGAAACTGCAGGCGGCGTACGGGGAAGACCGCTTTTTCCTGTTCCATCGCAAGCGCAAGTACAACCCTGCAGACGGCGTGTACATGGGTTGGGAACGCAAACGGGGTAAACTTGTCGAGTTTATTGAATTGCTCTCCGGCAGCACCGATACCGGCTTCACGACGGTCTGCGGCGAGCAAAGCATCTTGCGGCGCGTGCGGTATGTCTTAACGGTCGATCACGATACAAAACTCCCCATGGGCGTCGTCAGCCGCCTCGCAGCGACGATGCACCACCCGTACAATCGCCCGCGTTTAAACACGCAAGGAACGCGGGTCACAGAAGGCTATGGCGTGTTGCAACCGCGCATCACGATGAGTTTCGATTCGACCACCACGTCGAGATTTTCTTCTCTGTGGGCTGGAGACCCGGGGATAGATCCATACGCTTTTGCTGTCTCCTCGCCTTATCAAGACTTGTTCGACAAGGCGACTTTCGTCGGCAAGGGCATTTTTGACGTAGACGTGTTTCACAAGGTGCTGGTCAATCGCATCCCCGACAACCAGGTGCTCAGTCACGACACCTTGGAAGGGGGATTCCTCCGGACCGGATTTACTGCGGATATCGAGGTTGTGGAGGACCATCCTGGCACACTTTACGCGCATCAGATCCGCGCTCACCGCTGGATGCGGGGCGATTGGCAGCTCATCAACTGGCTCGGCAGAACATGTAAGGACAGAAACGGGGACAACAAGCCCATTGATTTGTGCGGATTAACCCGCTGGCAAATCATTGACAATCTGCGGCGCAGCTTGCTGAGCCCGGCCATCTTTGCGGTCATGGTGCTTGGGCTGTGGCTGCTCCCTGGCCGTTCATGGGTGTACGAGTTGATGGCGGTGTTGACGCTGTTTCTGCCTGCCTTCAGTGCGCTCTACCGCCTTATCCGTGGGCTCGGGAACACCCGTGCGCTGTATGTCAGCGTGCTGCAAAGCGGGTATCGCCTACTTACGTTACCGTACAGCGCAGCAGTCAGTCTTGACGCTGCAGTGCGGACGCTCTACCGAGTGTTCATCAGTCGAAAAAATTTACTGGAATGGGTGCCTGCTGCGGCCACCAATGGGCGTCTTGCTCGTAGACGTTTGTTCAAAAATGAACCGCTGGCTTTGGCGTTCATCGCCCTGTTTGCCGTTTTGGCGTGGATGTCAGGAACCGGGTGGGAAACATTGTCAGACAATTGGTCGGGAAGGTTGCCCGAAGCATGGCCAAACAACAACGGATCAGGAACATGGTCAGGAACGTGGACAGGAAAATGGTCAGGAAAATGGGCAGGAACATGGTCAGGAAGATGGTCAGGAAGATGGTTAGGAGGCTGGCTTGGTTTGCTCGCGATTGCGGTTTGGGGCATTCTCGCCCGACCCGTTGTTGGCATCTTGAACCGTTGGCCGCGTCCATCACGCGCATGGCTGGCTGCTGCTCGTCCTGAATTGAAGAGATGGACGGAGGACATCTGGAGGTTTTATCAACAATACGTGACTGAAGCGGAGTCCTGGCTGCCTCCAGACAACGTGCAGTTTCACCCAAAGGAGACGGTTGCGCACCGGACATCTCCGACAAACATTGGTCTCTATCTGGCATCTGTCGTCGCTGCCTTTGACCTTGACCTCATTAGCCGTGAGACGATGATAGAGCGGCTGCGCAATTCAATTCGCACGCTGAGGAGTATGGACAAGTGGAACGGACACTTGTTCAACTGGTATGACACGGAGTCTGCAAAACCACTTTCGCCGCGATATGTGTCTACCGTTGACTCGGGAAACCTTGTGGCCTATCTCATGGTCGTCAGGCAGGCGCTAAAAGAGATGCTGGCAGAAACGCAGATGCACGCGGTGGCAGAGGCGCAGACAGAGGCGCAGACAGAGACGCAGGTGCACTCGGTGGCGCCAAAATCGGTTGCGGTGCAACCGGGCGCCACCGCGCGAGACGCAAAGCAGCCGACACCCATCACAGGCGAGCGCAGACAAGACGTCGAGCAGCTCATTGATGACATTGACACGCTGATTGAAGGCACCGATTTTACAGCGCTGTTTAACCCGAACGAGCGGGTGTTCTGCCTCGGTTACCATTTGGACGCAAACCGGAGGGAAACGGTTCTCTACGACTTGTTGGCATCTGAGGCGCGGCAGGCTAGTTTCGTGGCTATTGCTCTTGGGCAGATCCCGGTGTCGCACTGGTTTGCCCTCGGCCGCACGATGACCATCGCGAGTGGACACAAAACCCTTTTGTCCTGGTCTGGCACGATGTTTGAATACCTGATGCCAAGCCTCATCATGAAGACGTATCGACACACCGTGTGGGACTCCACGTATCGGGGTGTGATTCTTCGCCAACGCGCCTACGGTGAATCTCACCGAGTGCCTTTTGGCATCTCCGAAAGCGGCTATTACGCGTTTGACTACCAGTTGAACTACCAGTACCGAGCGTTTGGCGTACCGGGCCTTGGATTTGACAGAGGCTTAGAGCGCAATCTTGTCATCGCACCCTACGCAACAACAATGGCCTTGCCATTTGCGGGCCCGTCAGCTCTTAAGGCTTTGCATGAATTGGAGCTACTCGGTGGCAAGGGAGAGTTTGGTTTTTACGAGGCTGTCGACTTTACATCGAATCGCCTCCCTAAAGGCACTAGATACAAGGTGATTGAGAGTTTCATGGCTCATCATCAGGGCATGAGCATGCTGACCCTGGCGAATCTGCTCACGGACAATATCTTCGTAAGGCGGTTCCACTCTGATGCGCGCGTCAAAGCAGCAGAACTTTTGTTGCAGGAGCGGATCCCGGAGAAAGTCGCCCTGATTGAAGAACCGATTGGCCTGCATGCGCAGGTGCCGGATTTCACAAAGCAGATTGACGACGCAGTCAGACGCATAGAGACGTCAACAGACGCGGTGGCGCTAAACGTGTTGTCGAATGGCCGTCTGACGAGTGTCCTGACCAACCGCGGGACCGGTTTTTTGTCGTGGGACGGAATGATGGTGACGCGATGGCGGGACGATCCGCTTGAGGACTCATGTGGCGCCATCGTCTACCTGCACGACGTCGAACGCGAAGAAACATGGTCGCTGACGTCCTTTCCGAACAGCGGAGTGCAGGACCGGGCAGGGGCATTCACACTTGACCGCACTGTTTTCGAGGGAAGTCAGAGCGGCATTTCGGCCAAACTCGAAGTCACCGTGTCTGGAGAGTCTGATGCAGAGGTAAGGCGGCTGTCCATCACCAATCAAGGCGGTGATGAGCGGACCCTTGAAATCACTTCGTTTCTTGAACTGTGCCTCGCCACTCAGGCTGCAGATATGGCTCACCCTGCCTTCAGCAAGCTGTTCGTAGAGACGAGTCACGACAATCACGTTGATTGTTTGCTCGCAAAGCGTCGTCCGCGTGATGAGAAGGAAGACGAAATCTGGGCTGTCCACAAGCTTTACCTACAGGGCGAAGAAATTGGCGACTACGAGTATGAAACGGATAGGGCCCAGTTTATCGGACGCGGAGGAACAATTGCTGCCCCAAGGGCGCTCGCAGGGCATCTGCGAGGGTCTGTCGGATCGGTCGCCGATCCCGCTTTTGTCATGCGCCGCACCGTTCGACTCGGGCCAGGTGAATCGGCAACCGTGTTTGTGGTGACCGGCATCGCGAAGAGCCGCGACGATGCGCTCGAGTTGATTGAGGATTTCGCCCATCCCGCTCAAGCGGAGCGCGCGTTTCATCTTGCCTGGGTGCGTGCCCAGATTGAGCTGCGCCATTTACACCTGACACCAAAACAAGTGATATCCGCAAACGAACTGGCCGTTCAAATGCTGTATGCCCCATCTTTATCGAAGCAGCGCAGGCAAGCGATTGTGCGGAACTCGCTCGGTCAGTCGTCACTCTGGTCGCTGTCTCTGAGTGGGGATGCTCCCATTTGCACAGTGTCCATCGACAACCTTGCTGACCTCTCGTTTGTCGTGGGGTTGGCAAAGCAGCATCAGTATCTGGTTCGGCTCGGGTTGGCTCTCGACCTTGTGGTACTCGATGCCACGGTCAGCGGGTATCAGGATGAACTGATAAATCGTCTGCACGATGAGCTTGCAGCCAGGGGTATCTACGACCCCAAGCGGATCGTGAGCTTAAAGTACGAGCAGCTGTCAGAAGAAGAGCAAACGTTACTCAGAGCGGTTACGCGCGTCTGGTTGCGTGCAGCGGGGCCCAGTTTGCACGCGCAACTGCAAATTGAGGACGAGGAAGACCTGAGACCACTCGCGATGAAAGTGAGTCGCACGATTGCCACGAGTCACACGGTGGATGTCGGTCGCGCGGTGGAAGCCGGTCACACGGTGGAAGCCGGTCACACGGTGGAAGCGAGTGGCACAGTGGAAGCTCACGGCGCCGCTCATGCAAACCGTACCTTCGACGCCAGCACCGTGGAGTTCTTCAACGGTTATGGCGGTTTTGCTGACGACGGAAAAACCTATCAGATTCAGGTTGAGCCAGGACATGAATTGCCGCGTCCGTGGACGAATGTCCTGTCGAACCCGGAATTTGGAACGATTCTGACGGATCTCGGCACCGGCTACACGTGGTGGCGGAATTCGCGGGAGTGCAAATTGACACCTTGGACGAACGATCCCGTTATCGATAGGCCTGGCGAGTGCCTTTATATCCGAGACCTGGAGACGAATGTGGTCTGGTCAGGTGCTCCGAAGCCTGCGGGGGGACAGCGGCGGTACACAGTTACGCACGGCTTTGGATTCACCCGTTTTGAACAAAATGACGGGGATATCAGCCACGTCATGGAGACGGTTGTTCCGCTCGACCATCCGCTCAAACTCATCCGCCTCACGCTTCGCAATCAGGGCCGCGTGAACAAACGGCTTGCGGTTACCTACTACGCAGAGTGGGTACTTGGCGTCACCCGTGAACCAGAGGCGTCCAACATCGTGACGACATGGGATGAGGGTTCTGAGACACTGCTTGCACGGAACACCTACCAGGAAACCTTTCGAGATGCCGTTGCATTTTTGCATGTTGACGCTTTGTCGCAAGCGGATGTGTCGTGGACGGGCGACAGGACTCACTTTATTGGGCCAGAAGGCAGCATTGAACTCCCTACAGGAGTCACCAGTGATGGTCTGTCTTGCCGGGTTGGGGCATTCTCAAACACTTGTGGAGCGGTACAGCGGATAGTGGAATTGCCTCCAAACGAGGAACAGACGGTGCTCATTTTGTTTGGCTGCACGGACTCTGCAGAAAAGGCCGTCAATCTGGTGAAACACTACAGACTCGGAGCACACGACGGGGAAGTGGCTCGGGCCGTCGGTGGGGCCCACGAGGTGGAAGTGGCTCGGGCCGCGGATGGGGCCCGTGTTGCCGCAGTGGCTGAGCTTGCCGGTGTGGCGCACGACGGGGAAATGGCTCCAGCTGCGGATGGGGCTCACGTTTCGGAAACGACCCACGTTGTGACGCGTCACATGAACGAGTCGGCTCACAACTTCGACGATGTCGCGGCAGCTGTGTCCAGGTATTGGGGCGAAGTGACCGGGCAGGTGCAAGTGGAGACACCGGATCGGGCGATGGATATCCTGCTTAACGGCTGGCTGCTCTACCAGGCTCTCGGGTGCCGATTGTGGGCGAGAACGGCTTTCTACCAGGCGGGGGGAGCGTTTGGGTTTCGAGATCAACTGCAGGACGCACTGGCGTTCCTTCATACGGATGAGGGCATTTTGCGAGAGCAGATACTGCGCTCGGCGAAGCATCAGTACCAAGAGGGGGACGTTCAGCACTGGTGGCACGAAGAGACAAACAAAGGGATCCGAACGCGGTTTTCAGATGACCTTTTGTGGCTTCCGTATGCAGTATCCCGGTATGTTGAACAGACTGGGGAGTTTGGGATTCTCGATGAAACGGTGCCTTTTTTGACAAGCGCACCCTTGAAACAGGACGAGCTCGAGCGGTACGAGGAGACGGTTGTTGCGAATGAGCAAGGCACAATTCTCGAGCACTGCCTACGGGCCATCCGTCACGCATGTAAATTTGGCGAACACGGAATTCCGTTGATGGGAATTGGAGACTGGAATGACGGGATGAACAGGGTCGGTTCAGAGGGGCGTGGTGAGAGCGTCTGGCTCGGTTGGTTCCTGCTCGACATTCTCAATCGATTCGCGGGTCTGAAGGAGATACCGAAGGAGGTTGCCGGCGAGTTTTCAGAAGTAGCTGACCGGCTGCAGAGTGCTATCAACGACGTTGCTTGGGACGGCGCATGGTTTCGGCGAGCGTTCACAGACGGCGGAACGTGGCTTGGATCCATCGCCGACAGAGAATGCAGGATTGATGCGATTGCTCAGTCGTGGTCGGTCATCTCAGAGGGAACGACTGCCGACAGGGGAGAGCGTGCGATGCGT
- a CDS encoding extradiol ring-cleavage dioxygenase, whose amino-acid sequence MAGFVFGCLTPHGSQIIEELSASSPRLMEKTRASMEHLGRQMADANPDVIVVLTPHGLRVEGQFSVTDSEHMYGQLEEDGGVVRMDRLVDRDLARSIAAAARSRELPLCQVNYATSEGPLSCLQMDWGVLVPMHFMPEVPIVVVTPSRSLRFADHVRMGEALTTAVEASGKRVGLIASCDWAHAHDANGPYGFHPDAAKLDAQVVKFVEDNRLEAMADFEAEFIDNAKPDGIWQTLILAGAIPAHKRRVEVLSYEVPTYFGLLCAAVSVE is encoded by the coding sequence ATGGCAGGCTTTGTGTTCGGATGTCTGACGCCTCACGGATCGCAAATCATTGAGGAATTATCTGCATCTTCACCCAGGTTGATGGAGAAAACCCGCGCAAGTATGGAACACCTCGGCAGGCAGATGGCGGACGCAAATCCAGACGTGATTGTGGTGCTCACGCCGCACGGTTTGCGTGTGGAAGGGCAGTTTTCTGTGACGGACAGTGAACATATGTACGGGCAATTGGAGGAAGACGGCGGCGTTGTCCGGATGGATCGCCTTGTGGACAGGGATTTGGCGCGGTCGATTGCGGCGGCAGCGAGATCGAGAGAATTGCCCCTATGCCAGGTCAACTATGCCACAAGTGAAGGCCCGCTTTCTTGCTTGCAGATGGATTGGGGCGTTCTCGTACCGATGCATTTTATGCCGGAAGTGCCGATTGTCGTGGTGACGCCGTCGCGTTCTCTACGTTTCGCCGATCACGTTCGCATGGGCGAAGCCCTCACCACCGCCGTCGAGGCGTCAGGCAAGCGAGTCGGTCTTATCGCCAGCTGCGACTGGGCACATGCCCATGATGCAAACGGCCCGTACGGGTTCCACCCAGACGCAGCGAAGTTGGACGCGCAAGTCGTGAAGTTCGTAGAAGATAACCGCCTGGAAGCCATGGCAGATTTCGAAGCGGAGTTTATCGACAATGCGAAACCGGACGGCATTTGGCAAACGCTGATTCTTGCAGGAGCCATCCCGGCACATAAACGGAGGGTGGAAGTCCTGTCGTATGAAGTCCCGACCTATTTCGGGTTGCTGTGTGCTGCTGTGTCGGTGGAGTAG
- a CDS encoding MBL fold metallo-hydrolase, producing the protein MWWIWLIVVIFAILLSAFLYMYIQYLKYRRQMPKPSFREPNERPVIEDWSDDEVHISWIGHATMLMKIFDVTILTDPVFMHRVGISLLPKVVIGPKRFTAPALHYKDVRSKVDLILLSHGHLDHFDLPSLRRLARPEADVITAENTSKLLRRMSFGRVRELKVRDTLETEKGMRITAVPARHWGARFPWNRDYRWNGYVIEYRGVRILFTGDTAITKDYQDLAQTQPGIDVACMPIGAYSPDNFQTAHCTPEQAWQMFCDSGARWMVPMHWGTIVLSMEPIHEPIERLLAAADKDGQLDRVVIREVGGSFQLPLQEERDNRLSQEH; encoded by the coding sequence ATGTGGTGGATTTGGCTTATCGTTGTAATTTTTGCGATTCTGTTGAGCGCTTTTCTATACATGTACATCCAATACCTCAAATACCGCAGGCAGATGCCAAAACCATCATTCCGCGAACCCAATGAGCGCCCGGTCATCGAAGACTGGAGCGACGATGAGGTCCACATTTCGTGGATTGGGCACGCCACGATGCTGATGAAGATTTTCGATGTGACGATTTTGACCGATCCGGTGTTCATGCACCGCGTCGGCATCTCCCTGCTCCCGAAGGTTGTGATTGGTCCGAAGCGGTTTACGGCCCCAGCCCTGCACTACAAGGATGTCCGAAGCAAGGTGGACCTTATCCTGTTGTCGCACGGGCATCTCGACCATTTCGATCTGCCCTCTTTGCGCCGCCTCGCAAGGCCGGAGGCAGATGTCATCACGGCGGAAAATACATCAAAGCTGCTCCGCCGCATGTCGTTTGGCAGAGTCCGTGAGCTCAAGGTGCGAGACACGCTCGAGACAGAGAAGGGCATGCGCATTACGGCGGTTCCAGCCAGGCACTGGGGTGCCCGTTTTCCATGGAACCGCGACTACCGCTGGAACGGATACGTGATTGAGTATCGCGGAGTACGCATTCTCTTCACGGGTGACACTGCAATTACGAAGGACTATCAGGACCTGGCTCAGACGCAGCCCGGAATTGACGTTGCCTGCATGCCGATTGGCGCTTATTCACCTGACAATTTCCAAACCGCCCACTGCACGCCCGAACAGGCCTGGCAGATGTTTTGCGACAGTGGGGCCAGATGGATGGTACCGATGCATTGGGGAACCATTGTCCTGTCGATGGAACCGATTCACGAACCGATAGAACGGTTGCTTGCTGCAGCTGATAAAGACGGTCAACTTGACAGGGTTGTCATTCGTGAGGTCGGCGGGAGTTTTCAATTGCCCCTCCAAGAAGAACGTGACAACCGACTGAGCCAAGAACACTGA